In Bacillota bacterium, the sequence CAAACCACTGGCCAGCATCATGATGAGCTTATCGTCCAGTTCATTGTGGGGACTGCGAATCAAGTTCACTTTGAGTCCCGGATGGGCTGCTTCAAACTTCTCCACCAAATGATCATCGAGATCACCCTGTTGATCCCGCCACAGCACAGTGATTGTTTCCCCGGAGACTACCGACTGCATCAAAAGGATGGCCACAAGCAACGGGAGTACCAACCACTTTTTCATACGCTTTCTCCTTTCCGTAGGTGATATCTTGAGAAAGGTCAGTGGGTACGGGTGCAGTCACCTCCCATCCTAGGGCGTTGACTATGCGATCCGGAAGACAGACTATGTAGTGACCGATGAGCTACGGACGATCAAGCGCGGAGTGAGTTTTACCTTGATGGGGCAGAGTCCTTCCTTGGGCACTAGACACTGGGCGATATAATCCATGGCCCATTGGCACACCTGGTCGATGGGCCAATATACCGAGGTTAACGCGGGGAGCTGGCCATCTTCCTTCGGGGGCATGGCGTTGTAGCCGACGACGGCGATGTCCTTTGGGATCTGGATACTGTGGTAAAGTAACACACTCATCAGCCGTTCTGCCGTATCGTCGTCCCAGGTGAAGATCCCGTTCACTCCCCGGGCTTGCAGATCCCGGATTAATTCCTGGGGCCGATTTAGGTAGCTGGGATCATAATATATGGGGGTAGCGCCCTGTTCTTCCATGGCTTTGCAGTATCCCAGCCAGCGCAGCCGGGGGGAATAGTCCTTCCGGGGACCGAGGAAGGCCACCCTATGGCGTCCCTGTTCTAGCAGATGGGTGGTGGCAATGTATCCGCCGTGGAAATCGTCGCTGACAAAGGACGAAATGTGGGGAAGGGGACTTTCCCGATGGATGAGGACGAGGGGAAGGGCGACTTTGTCGGCCACTTGGATCACTTCTTCATTGGGATTGCAGCAGAAATAGATGGCCGCGGCAAGGTTTCGGCTTTCCATGATGAGGACCTGGGATTTGGGATCCCGCTCATAGCCATTGATGGCTACACAGTTTTGCCGGGCGAGGCTTTCCTGGATCACCGCCAGTCCGCTGGTATAGGGACCAAGGCCGACCCCGGCCAGGGGAAAGACTAACATTACTTCCTTTGGGTGTTGTCGGCGGGGTGTATACCCCATTTCCTTAGCTACGGCCTTGATCCGTGCCCGGAGCTCTTCACCGACGCCGTCCTTGTCATTGAGGGCCCGGGAGATGGTGCCGGGAGAGGTACCAATAATACTGGCTAGATCCTGGATGGTGACTCGTTCCTTTTCCATATAGGGAGGCCCTCCTGAAAGACAGTATACTGTCCCCTGTGTATGTCTATGTTACTTTCGCGCCAACACAAATAGGTTTTTGCGTTAACGAAAACCGCTAGTTTTTCACCCTTGTGCAAGAATGCACGAAAATTTAGTCCGAGGATTTAGTAACTCAAGGGTCCATAGATAAAGCGCAGCTGTCAAGATACCCAAGTAACATTACCGAAAGACAGATCCAGTAAAGCT encodes:
- a CDS encoding LacI family transcriptional regulator — protein: MEKERVTIQDLASIIGTSPGTISRALNDKDGVGEELRARIKAVAKEMGYTPRRQHPKEVMLVFPLAGVGLGPYTSGLAVIQESLARQNCVAINGYERDPKSQVLIMESRNLAAAIYFCCNPNEEVIQVADKVALPLVLIHRESPLPHISSFVSDDFHGGYIATTHLLEQGRHRVAFLGPRKDYSPRLRWLGYCKAMEEQGATPIYYDPSYLNRPQELIRDLQARGVNGIFTWDDDTAERLMSVLLYHSIQIPKDIAVVGYNAMPPKEDGQLPALTSVYWPIDQVCQWAMDYIAQCLVPKEGLCPIKVKLTPRLIVRSSSVTT